ACCCTTTGATTTTTTTAGATGAGCTAAAATCAAAacgagataaaaaaaataaaaagttaaaatgactTTTCGTTTGCAAAGTTAAAAAAtgctaaataaatcattatgtctttttagttttaattttttacttgattaaaagagaaataattaacaaatgaaaaataattatttctaaataaatttatcaaaatttataacaaatgatattttagatttgaattatcagactatatatatatataagtatacacatttttatgaaataaaagatTTTGCTAAAAGAAAAAGCATCCAATTttaagaatgaaaaatatatggtaAAAGCATCCATAACTTTTCAATGTTAAAGACAAAAAAGACTGTAACACCAATGTTGTGGTATTATTTGTTGCCTATAAATACCATTCCTATCCTTCGTCTTCCCCTACAAACATAACATGGCCTCCTATCTCTTTCTCTGCCTATTCCTCTTCTTTCCCCATCTTTatgcttctttttcttcttcaggaTCTCAATCCTGCTCTTCACTAATCCACTTCAAGAACTCTTTTTCCATAACAGAGGGTGCTTCTTGGTCTTGCGATCATATTACGGGTCCTAAATCTTATCCCAAGACAAATTCATGGAAGGAGGGTACAGATTGCTGCTCATGGGATGGGGTCACTTGTGACCACCTAAATGCTCATGTTATTGCCCTTGACTTGAGCTGCAGTTGGCTATATGGCAACTTCCCTTCCAATACCACTCTCTTCCTTCTTCCTCACCTTCTAAAACTCAACCTTGCCTACAATGATTTTAatctttccaaaattccatccgaGTTCGGTCGGTTTACTAGCCTATTCTACCTCAACCTTTCCAATACAGGGTTTGTAGGAGAAGTCCCATCCCAAGTCTCCCACCTGTCAAAATTGGTTTCACTTAATCTCTCCTCTTGGATTCATGACTATGAGCCATTTACAATTGACAAACATGCTCTGGAGGGACTTGTTCACAACCTAACCGAGGTCAGACATCTGTTTTTGGATGGAATCAACATGTCTTCTGTTAATGCCCATGTCTTCATGAATCTATCCTCTTCTCTAAGGTCTCTCAGTCTTGCTGGTTGTGATTTGCAAGGAAAATTcccaaaaaacatttttaatttgcCAAACCTCAATCTCCTCTACTTGGAAGGCAACCAATTGAGTGGAAAAATTCCAAGATCATTGGGGAACCACTTGCAACTCACTCATTTAGACTTGTCGAGGAACCAATTGAGTGGACAAATTCCGTTGTCAATTCTAAACCTAACGCAGCTTGAATACTTGAGCATAGCTGGAAATACATTAAAAGGTTCCATTCCAGATGAGGTAATCGCTTTTCCTAATCTAATATATTTAGACTTATCTGATAATTTACTCAATGGAACACCTCCGTCATGGTTGTATACTGCTCCCTCCTTAAAGGTTATAGATCTCTCTCAAAATCAATTCAGTGGGCATATCAAAGAATTCCAATCCAAATCACTAGAATATTTATATCTAAACAATAATAATCTTAGTGGTGTGATAGAGTTTAGCATGTTCTCAAACCTTCCAAATCTCAAATCACTAGAATATTTATTTCTAAACAATAATAATCTTAGTGGTGTCATAGAGTTTCGCATGTTCTCAAACCTTCCAAATCTAAATCTTCTCGACCTTTAATATAACAGCCTATCCTTAACATCTAATACTACTTCTTGTGTTAACCATATATTGCCTAATCTTATAGACTTACGTTTGTCATCTTGCAAactgttgcggaaaggatcgattcgagaactccgatatgactacaagtaaattgaccggaacgaaaaataaagtgaacacaaggatttacgtggttcggctttaatgcctacgtccacgggcagaggcgaaaagaaatttcactataacaagatgaagattacaagtgttttacactcaagacacaacccgagaacctcacaactctcaacccctatagaaaacccgaaagctaaaatcctagctttcaaagaacaagctttgctctctcttggttttgggatgatcaatatggctaatgaacctctctatttataagagagttcaaggacataattgtccaaaactttggcaaagatttgtggttgaaaatggacaccaacaaccatccactaatccactaccaccaacaacccactaccaacaacaacaatccactaccaattttaagccatttcttaacaaatctccaccttggcttgaaatttaccaagctgaacatcatagtgaattcctcgaactggatcacctcttccaaacgcctctctggcgctaatcaatcccgaatacctatcaagtccaagcaatgcttgaacttatatgcagggatcaccttagttaacatatctgcaggattcttctcggtagcaaccttgctgataacaatgtcaccttgcgtaacatgttcccgaacaaaatgatatctgacatcaatgtgtttggtccgttcatgaaacatctgatttttagtcagatgtatggcactctggctatcgcaaaatacaacagtgaaatcctgttgtaaacccaaactgcttactagacctttcatccacaatgcttctttcactgcttctgctaacgccatatattccgcctcagtcgtagataaggctacggtagactgtaacacagctttccaactaatggctcctccagaataagtgaaaacataacccgtcagagatcttcttttgtccagatctccagcataatcagagtccacatagcccgtgacactgctagtgcagtcactctgatcatataccaagcataaatctgcagaacctctcaagtacctgagaatccatttcacggcctgccagtgttccttgccaggacaactcatgtatctgctgaccacactaactgcatgtgaaatgtctggacgagtgcaaaccattgcatacatcacgcttccaactgcactcgagtatggaatgtgagacatttgctgcttttcttcatcagattgtggtgacaactctgcagagagtttgaaatgtggtgccaacggagtactcacagttttcgctttatccatgccgaagcgttgaagaaccttttcaatgtagttcttctgcgacacacgaagcttgcccgccttgcgatctctgtgaatatccatgcccaaaattttcttggcagcacccagatccttcatctcgaactcaccactcaactgcgactttaacttgttgatttccgacatgtttttggaagcaattaacatgtcatcaacatacagcaacaaataaatgtgcgaaccatctgagagcttccgatgatagacacaagcatcatagtcacatcttgtgtaaccatgctgaatcatgaagctatcaaaccgcttgtaccactgccttggggattgtttcaatccatataaagacttctttaatagacagacatggtcttctttaccaggaactgtaaaaccctctggttgacgcatgtagattgtttcctcgagctcaccatgcaagaacgccatttttacgtcaagctgctcaagttctagatcagacttggccaccatggcaagtaatacacgaatggaagaatgctttacgactggggagaaaacttcattgtagtcaatcccctctttctgagtgaagcctttagcaaccaatcgtgccttgaatctagttgcttcaacccctaggatgccttcctttttcttgaagacccatttgcaaccaactatcttctggttacttggcggcttaaccaactcccaagtatggttcttgtgaagagattctatctcctcactcatagcaattgcccactgtgccgactcatcacacgtgacagcctcattataactggaaggttctataccaatggactccgccacactgagcgcgaaagacaccagattagcgtaacgcggatttggtttgatttgtctcttcgttcttccagtggcaatgctatatggtttttcttgaggtgactcatcttcatcggaatcttgcacctcaacttgatcatcctggactgaagtaccttccgtaggaattggagcgtccacctgacactccacctgcttctcaacaccgtgatctcccattctatctgactcctccttttcccgggaatttgtggtggatcgaagcatggatgactcatcaaaagtcacatctctgctgatgatgaacttggacgaaaccggatcaggacaccacaacctgtatcctttcaccccttggccgtatccaagaaatatgcatttcttcgccctcggtttgagttttccctcatttacatgagcatacgcagggcagccaaacactcttaaaccagagtaatcagcaggagaaccagaccatacttcctcaggagtcttcagctcaatagctgttgacggagatctgttaaccaaataacaagcagtattaacagcttcagcccaaaattcttcaccgagcccagcatttgatcgcatgcaacgagctcgctccaagagagttctattcatgcgttctgcaactccattttgttgtggtgttcgacgaacagtgcggtgtctcactattccttcatttttgcagaactcattgaattcacctgagcaaaactccaagccattatccgtccggaatcgcttgatcttctttcctgtttgattttcgatcaaagctttaaattgcttgaagttgatgagaacctcatacttgctcttcagaaaatacacccaaacctttctcgagtaatcatcgataaaggtaagcagatatctgtaaccacctttagaaattgtcggagaaggcccccaaaggtcagaatggaagtaatccactgtgccttttgtcttgtgaatcccagtgctgaactttacccgagtctgcttaccgaagacgcagtgctcacagaaattcaactttcctgtacactgcccagacaataatcctcgtttgcttagcaccgataagcctctctcgctcatatgcccgagccgcatatgccataacttcgtggtgtcagaatctagatcatctgatgatgacactcccgcaacacctgtaaccgaggaaccatcgaggaagtaaaggccccgctccaaattaccacgtatcacagtcaaagcacccgagaataccttgagaactccaccttcagcagagtaccgaaagcctttcttgtccaacgtactcaaagagatcaaatttttcttcatttctggaatgtgccgaacatcagttagagttctaacaataccgtcaaacatctttatacgaactgtgccaatccccatgacttgacatgcgtggtcatttcccattagtactgaaccagaatgcttctcgtatgttgagaatgcatctttcgaagtacttatatgaaatgtagctcccgtatcaagaatccatctcccaccagcgtaagagtcggatactgcaagaacgatctcggcatcacttgaagaatctgcatcagctacattcgcacgatcattttgttgctcctgtgattctgatttctccttccttttcggacaatctaccttcatgtgcccgtacttcttacagtagtagcactgtattctcttcttggactgcgatctaggatggcttttacttgaacttccaccctttgccttggatcttcctcgagcaaccaagccttcgccttcattgttttcgaccaccttaccagtgattttcttcctcaactcactggaacttaaggcatttttcacctcctctagagtcaggtcatcacgaccgtacatcattgtatcaacaaaattctcatacgagggaggcaaagaacacaaaacaattattgcttggtcctcatcatcgattttgttatcgatattattcaaatccatgataatggaattgaatttatccaggtgctgggaaacaggtgtaccttcctccatcttcagggcatagagtctttgcttgaggtagagccggttcgtcaatgacttcgtcatgtacttgctctctaaccggagccacaaaccggacgcggttttctcatccgctacttctcgtagcacttcatctcctagacatagcagaatagcactatgtgctctttctagcatgtcatccttttgctcttccgaaagcgtgcttggtaatttatctttaccagacaatgcttttagcaatccttgttgaaccagcactgcccgcatcttgatgcgccataaactgaaactatttttcccggtaaatttctcgacatcatacttagtcgatgaaacacttgtagccataatttggaacctttgaatgaatgataatattttcttcctgatgtgaaagatcagacaaagctgcagtcacagggcaattcagaaaatattatcactccttcaactacgctctgataccaatttgttgcggaaaggatcgattcgagaactccgatatgactacaagtaaattgaccggaacgaaaaataaagtgaacacaaggatttacgtggttcggctttaatgcctacgtccacgggcagaggcgaaaagaaatttcactataacaagatgaagattacaagtgttttacactcaagacacaacccgagaacctcacaactctcaacccctatagaaaacccgaaagctaaaatcctagctttcaaagaacaagctttgctctctcttggttttgggatgatcaatatggctaatgaacctctctatttataagagagttcaaggacataattgtccaaaactttggcaaagatttgtggttgaaaatggacaccaacaaccatccactaatccactaccaccaacaacccactaccaacaacaacaatccactaccaattttaagccatttcttaacaaatctccaccttggcttgaaatttaccaagctgaacatcatagtgaattcccCCAGTTTTTAAAAGGGCTTAAAAGTTTGGAAAGCTTAGACCTCTCTTGCAACAAAATTCAAGGCAAGATTCCACAGTGGATGCAAGAGGTGGGGAATGTCTCTTTGACTTACTTAAACGTATCTCACAACTCTTTCACAGAAGTTGAGCACTTTCCATGGAATATTATTGAAGTTCTTGACTTAAGCTCCAATTTGATCCGTGGAAATCTTCCGATTCCAGCTTCGACCATCAATCTCTTTTTGATCTCAAATAATAGTTTCAATGGAGAGGTCTCTTCTTTAATATGCAATGCCAGTTCTCTTCGAATTCTTGATTTGTCCCACAATAACTTGAGTGGAACAATTCCGCAATGTTTTGGAAATTTGAGCAACAGCCTTCAATTCTTAAATCTGAAGAAGAACAAGTTTTATGGGACGATTCCTCCAACATTTGCAGAGGGATGCCAATTGAGTAATTTCAACTTAAATGGAAATCCGTTAGAAGGGCCTTTGACACCATCTATCCTTAATTGTAATGGTCTGGAAGTGCTAGATCTTGGTAACAACAAGATCAATGATACATTTCCTCATTGGTTGGGAAGTCTTCCACAGCTACAAGTTCTGGTATTGAAGTCAAATCATATGCATGGTTCCTTATGCGTCAATAGCTCCAAGTCTAGCCCTTTTTTctctaaaatccaaatttttgatctctcaagtaattatttttctggACCCCTACCAGTGAGATACATCAACAGCTTCAAGGCTATCATAAATCTAGAGAAGATTGGGAGTACAATGTCGTACATGGGGGTGTATGCTCAGAGAGGTAGTGCCTTCTATACCTATTCCATTGGAATTGTTATGAAAGGACAAGATATGGAATTGGTGAAAATTTTCACCATGTGGATGATCATTGATCTATCAAACAATCAGTTTGAAGGGGGTATTCCCAAGGTTATTGGGAAGCTTAACTTACTGAAAGGGCTCAACCTTTCTCATAATAACCTTAATGGTGGTATCCCCACCTCAATAGGGAATTTGACAAGTCTTGAATGGTTGGACCTATCTTCAAACAGGTTGTCTGGGACGATTCCAAATAGATTGGCAGATCTGCCATTTCTTTCGTCCTTCAATGTTTCTCAAAATCAACTCCATGGTCAGATTCCTCAAGGCAAACAGTTCAACACATTTGGAAATGATTCATATGAAGGAAACAAGGGATTATGTGGATTTCCGGTCTCGAAAGGTTGCAACAGCATTGAGCCAGCACCTCCAAATGTGCTTGAAAAAGATGGTTCAAAATCAAACATCTCTTTTGGTTGGAAAGTGGTGTTGATAGGTTATGGATGCGGAGTAGTGTTTGGAATGGTCGTGGGATATGTTGTTTTCCAAACTGGTAAGCCGAAATGGTTGGTGAATTTGGTTGAAATCCAACATGAGAAGAAGCGAAGAAGAAAGTCAAAGGATGGCAGTCGCAGCAATGGACGAAGAAGGATCTAGTTAGTGGAAATGATGTTCAAGTGTTGATGTTGTATCTTCATAATTTCTTGTTTTGAAGTCTGTCAAATTTTTTTCCCATGGTGAAAGGTTGCATTGCCATGCATCTGTCTTTGTTATCGTAACAATTCATCGATATTTCATTGCATTACGTAGTATTTGTaagggtttgttttaaatgtaacATTTTGTATGGTTCaactatttttgaaaaagtttgaggactTTTTATACTCTtaaacttcttttctttttctaaatttaatttaGAACCAACTTTGAGTAAAGAATTGGGAAATTTAATTAGCAAAATTTCTTTCCATGtaaaaatttcccctgtttcttGTTTGAATTTAAAGCAATACAATATTTTTGTAGCTAGTAACAGAAGATGAGAGTCAATTCATTCCAAGCAATACAAAATTTCCAGTCTGGTGGAAAATTTGTTTCTTAGATACTATTATTCAACTTTTAAGGCATAAGTTTGAATATAGGGACTACATTTTTAAAGTGTTGTTTACTTTAAAATCTATTAACACTTAgggaccatatatatatatattccagtCTGGGTCTTTGTCGAGTTTTGTTGGTTGGCTATGGCCTTGTTGTTGTTTCCACTGTCTGTGGTATTTGTTTCTAAGTCATATGTGGCATTGTTTGCTAGACCTTAGTTGCTAAGTTAAAGGGAGTGAATAGAGCACCATTTTCTTCTTCTGCGTGGAAAATAAGTTGGCATTATGCCAATTTCCACATTCATACATAGAAAGGAAGCAAGACCAAGTCAATTCTAATTATTTCACTTCTTCTTTCTTATGAATAAAAATTATATGACAACGATGAGGTTAATCCAATTACAGGAATTGGAATCCTAAATGGCTTTTAGGTACGTAGCTTCATTGACGGTACAAACTAGTtaaaatttccagcatttatgtCTTTGTTTTCCCTCAAGTAAACGTAGTCAATACTGCAAATGGTGTGGAAGTATTGTACATTGTGGCCCAAATGTCCAAAATTTACCCATTGCTTGTAAATTAAGTTTGAAGTCAATAGACAATTGATAGTCTTAGTCTTAGTCTTTTGTTGTCGAGTTAAAGTGTAGTTAATAGACAATTGATAGTCTTAGCCCTTTTTGTGGAGTTAAATTTATAGTCAATAGACAATTGGGACCAAACTTGACGTGTTATAAGGAAGAAGACTTGGTAATCTCACGAATGttaattattttacttctttggtaaaaaagtaattaattttatgaatgaaaaatatatggtaAAGAGGAAGTAGTTGTTGATCACTAATAACATGATGATTGTGGAAATACAAAAATTCCCGTATATGTGTTGAATTTTGCATAATGTAAATGTCCCGAATTGCATGTGAATTCTGCAATAGTCCAAACTTTACGTGTTATAGTCCTTTAAATTGAGTTAATGAAAAGTAACCATTCTTATCAAAATTAGTTATACTCTTAATTTATAACAAAGGAATGAGTAATTTGAGTTTAACTCAAAGGTTAATATGTCATCAATGGGCGATGACGTGGCGCTACCATGCCAGcgattattttcttctttgagtTAAGGTGATTTCACcaattttagtttatttacttCAATTTAGGTTTATGCTTATTAGCTTCGAAGATTCTAAGTGGGTGCCACAATCAAAGGGCGAGTAAAAAgggttaaaaatgattttttttaaaaaaaaattatttttattaaaaatttagaattagaattagacaaattttataaatagctctaaatttgttgaattttttatatttagaatcaaattgataaaatgtgtaaatattagaggttaaatttattattagatcaACAAAAAAAACCCACATCAGCTTTCCGTCACTCATCTAACGCAACTAAAGGGAGactgattaaaatatttaatttcaaaaagtttagcaactaaattggaaaatttaatagttgggtgactatttttatagtttacaacTTTTTTGGTCACCTGACTATTAAGTGACACTTTTTagttggtataataataattttagtcctCAATTTTTATACTTTCTGTCAATTTAACTCTGATTATATAAAATGATTACAAAAgtgaaattctttttaaattttacaaaattctaaaaattaaaaattaaatgaaagtagataaaaatttcaaatataaatttcaaaattcaagtaacTAAAAAATTCAACCATTTCTACTGTAAAAAACTGGTATAAGGTACATGTGGCTTGCCATGTGTCATTGTTTGGTTATTCTGTCAGCCATACCAGTTTTTGACAGTAGAAATGGAAgaattttttaacagaaaggaTTAGTTTGCTCTCTAATCTAATGTACAGGagctaatttgcccattttttttagtagaggaagcaaaatgcaatctaagaCCTAGTGTTATTAGTTTCtcatttgttatatttttatcattttattaaatttttataaattttaatgttgtTGTATCAACTATgtgtaattttgataaaataataattgcttgaaataaaatatatggcaTCTCTTGTTAATTGTTGCTTTTTCACCCCCAAATAATGCATCCTCACAGACAGAGACACACACGCATGTATATATAAGAACAAAATCTGTGATTGGTAATTAGCATCTAAAAGAAGAATTGTGAATATGAACCGggtaaattacaaaatagtcatttaattatgctttttgttctattttggttgtccaactattattatttttaatttagttatagtTTAGTGACTAAGGGTGAAATTTACCCTTTATGAAATGGTATAATGGGCTTAAGTTACAGCCCAATTTAGGCCCCAAAAAGAAGCAGCATTGTCGTTAATCCCCTTCATCAATTAGCCCTAAAA
The genomic region above belongs to Gossypium hirsutum isolate 1008001.06 chromosome D05, Gossypium_hirsutum_v2.1, whole genome shotgun sequence and contains:
- the LOC107903482 gene encoding receptor-like protein 9DC3, giving the protein MPSIITCLVAKRLGNKFTDNHWELRNFAAKLVASICKRFGHVYHNLQPRVTRTLLHAFLDPTKTFPQYYGAIQGLAALGPSVVRLLILPNLEAYLQLHEPEIKRHEAWCFYGALLRAAGLCMYDRLKMFPSLLAPPTRPVWKSNNKVATNKRKASTDALMQQQPPAKKIATESAIRMMPINSMQTDLQGAVSSFSTTVGGSNIGVSSMSRPLSNDNMLGREVGGPVSRTSTVLAQAWKEDTDPGNLLASLFELFGERSQSCSSLIHFKNSFSITEGASWSCDHITGPKSYPKTNSWKEGTDCCSWDGVTCDHLNAHVIALDLSCSWLYGNFPSNTTLFLLPHLLKLNLAYNDFNLSKIPSEFGRFTSLFYLNLSNTGFVGEVPSQVSHLSKLVSLNLSSWIHDYEPFTIDKHALEGLVHNLTEVRHLFLDGINMSSVNAHVFMNLSSSLRSLSLAGCDLQGKFPKNIFNLPNLNLLYLEGNQLSGKIPRSLGNHLQLTHLDLSRNQLSGQIPLSILNLTQLEYLSIAGNTLKGSIPDEFLKGLKSLESLDLSCNKIQGKIPQWMQEVGNVSLTYLNVSHNSFTEVEHFPWNIIEVLDLSSNLIRGNLPIPASTINLFLISNNSFNGEVSSLICNASSLRILDLSHNNLSGTIPQCFGNLSNSLQFLNLKKNKFYGTIPPTFAEGCQLSNFNLNGNPLEGPLTPSILNCNGLEVLDLGNNKINDTFPHWLGSLPQLQVLLQGYHKSREDWEYNVVHGGVCSER
- the LOC107944497 gene encoding receptor-like protein 9DC3, producing the protein MKGQDMELVKIFTMWMIIDLSNNQFEGGIPKVIGKLNLLKGLNLSHNNLNGGIPTSIGNLTSLEWLDLSSNRLSGTIPNRLADLPFLSSFNVSQNQLHGQIPQGKQFNTFGNDSYEGNKGLCGFPVSKGCNSIEPAPPNVLEKDGSKSNISFGWKVVLIGYGCGVVFGMVVGYVVFQTGKPKWLVNLVEIQHEKKRRRKSKDGSRSNGRRRI